In a genomic window of Vicia villosa cultivar HV-30 ecotype Madison, WI unplaced genomic scaffold, Vvil1.0 ctg.000073F_1_1, whole genome shotgun sequence:
- the LOC131623548 gene encoding glutathione S-transferase T2-like produces the protein MDPNQYNFQQSMFHLMQNQQNSNPQNSQFPLPSTNSTVFFPPPNNPNIYFRPPINTHGMNFSHHEPETPNGFMSECQVPQFSTQVGIENITVEKEQRHPIVGVDQKVDSFWLRITDNYNQYRGQSREKLQGQLKSRWHRINGLVQKFVGCYKQAVREKKSGASEKDILVNAHAFFEQDEGAPFNLEYAWRLLKDEPKWMGASIENSSKRTNNSVSGAYTASPNSETPSSYEFNSSSPMERPMGQKAAKRKGKAKENANATEPPSSVISDTMNKRMEVMENLARLKEEENKLVKEKMEFEAMQFIMSDTSKMNDNQREFHEKRCNNLKEKYGW, from the exons ATGGACCCTAATCAATATAATTTTCAACAATCTATGTTCCATCtcatgcaaaatcagcaaaattcTAATCCTCAAAATTCTCAATTTCCCTTGCCGTCAACAAACTCTACTGTATTTTTTCCGCCACCAAACAACCCAAATATCTATTTTAGACCACCGATAAATACTCATGGGATGAATTTTTCTCATCATGAACCCGAAACACCAAATGGGTTTATGTCTGAATGCCAAGTTCCACAATTTTCAACTCAAGTTGGTATTGAAAATATTACAGTTGAAAAAGAACAAAGGC atccaattGTGGGAGTTGATCAAAAAGTCGATAGTTTTTGGTTAAGAATCACCGATAATTATAACCAATATCGTGGGCAGTCACGAGAAAAGCTACAAGGCCAATTAAAATCTCGATGGCATCGAATAAATGGCCTTGTTCAAAAATTTGTTGGGTGTTACAAACAAGCTGTTCGTGAAAAAAAAAGTGGGGCATCAGAGAAAGATATCTTAGTCAATGCACATGCTTTTTTTGAACAAGATGAAGGTGCACCATTCAATCTTGAGTATGCATGGCGGCTTttaaaagatgaacctaaatGGATGGGAGCATCCATTgaaaattcttcaaagagaacaaATAATTCTGTTAGCGGTGCATACACGGCATCGCCAAACTCAGAGACACCTTCAAGTTATGAGTTTAACTCATCATCTCCAATGGAGCGTCCAATGGGACAAAAGGCGGCAAAACGAAAAGGTAAGGCAAAggaaaatgcaaatgcaactgAACCTCCTTCTAGTGTTATTTCTGATACAATGAATAAAAGAATGGAAGTAATGGAAAACCTTGCACGACTTAAGGAGGAAGAAAACAAATTAGTCAAGGAAAAGATGGAGTTTGAAGCAATGCAATTCATAATGTCAGACACTTCTAAGATGAACGATAATCAACGTGAATTTCATGAAAAACGTTGTAATAACctaaaagaaaaatatggatggtAA
- the LOC131623550 gene encoding uncharacterized protein LOC131623550, with the protein MDSNNSNNLNKLFWEVIEEELMDNTDEELLLSMLEKEHQSGSSSKRKRRSVIDRNREEGNIRLFNDYFSENPVYTDAQFRRRFRMHRHLFLRIVETLGNHDEYFQMRVDATGKMGLSPLQKCTSAIRMLAYGSSADIVDEYVRIGESTAIECLERFVRGVNEVFGAQYLRRPNNNDVEHLLQIGESRGFPGMLGSIDCMHWEWKNCPVAWKGQFCRGDHGKPTIMLEAVASQDLWIWHAFFGIAGSNNDINVLNQSNVFNDILEGRAATVQYTINGTPYNMGYYLADGIYPEWATFVKTISMPQGEKRKLFAQHQESARKDVERAFGVLQSRFAIIRGPARAWHMETLKHTIYACIILHNMIVEDERHTYGGDFDYCYDNGGNNNSTPEIFNGPHPNLATRLQRRATVREKQVHRQLQGDLVEHIWERFGHEDDEN; encoded by the coding sequence ATggattcaaacaattcaaacaacctcaacaaactttTTTGGGAGGTGATTGAAGAAGAACTTATGGACAACACAGACGAAGAACTATTGTTGTCAATGCTCGAGAAGGAACATCAATCTGGAAGTTCATCAAAGCGAAAAAGAAGATCAGTGATAGATCGGAATCGTGAAGAAGGGAATATACGATTATTCAACGACTACTTCTCAGAAAATCCAGTATACACTGATGCCCAATTCCGTAGAAGGTTTAGAATGCATAGGCATTTGTTTCTTCGAATTGTAGAAACCCTTGGAAATCATGATGAATATTTTCAAATGAGGGTCGATGCAACTGGTAAAATGGGTCTTTCACCATTGCAGAAGTGTACTTCTGCTATTCGTATGTTGGCATATGGATCTTCCGCTGACATTGTAGACGAATATGTTCGAATTGGTGAAAGCACTGCAATTGAGTGCTTAGAGAGATTCGTAAGGGGCGTGAATGAGGTATTTGGGGCTCAGTATTTGAGAAGGCCTAATAACAATGATGTTGAGCATCTTTTACAAATTGGGGAGTCACGTGGATTTCCAGGCATGCTAGGTTCCATTGATTGTATGCATTGGGAATGGAAGAATTGTCCTGTTGCGTGGAAAGGACAGTTTTGTCGAGGTGATCATGGTAAACCCACGATCATGCTTGAAGCAGTGGCATCACAAGACTTATGGATTTGGCATGCATTTTTTGGTATTGCAGGTTCAAACAATGACATTAATGTGCTAAACCAATCTAATGTGTTTAACGATATTTTGGAAGGACGTGCTGCTACTGTGCAATATACAATCAATGGGACTCCATATAATATGGGGTATTATTTAGCGGATGGTATATATCCTGAGTGGGCTACATTTGTCAAGACCATTTCAATGCCGCAAGGAGAAAAgagaaaactatttgcacaacacCAAGAATCAGCTAGAAAGGATGTGGAACGGGCATTTGGAGTGCTTCAATCTCGATTTGCAATAATACGTGGTCCAGCGCGTGCTTGGCACATGGAAACCCTCAAGCATACCATATATGCTTGCATTATATTGCACAACATGATTGTCGAAGACGAACGACACACATATGGAGGTGATTTTGATTACTGTTACGATAATGGAGGTAACAACAACTCAACGCCTGAAATATTTAACGGTCCTCATCCGAATCTTGCAACAAGACTACAAAGAAGGGCAACTGTTCGTGAAAAACAAGTTCATCGCCAACTTCAAGGAGATCTAGTCGAGCATATCTGGGAACGTTTTGGACATGAGGACGATGAAAATTAA
- the LOC131623479 gene encoding uncharacterized protein LOC131623479, with protein MAIIESNTKSSLHLRSNSLPSTSHPLISQFGDNLQRLKTSDGASSLSSSLICNKLNGMQDLHDCVDNLLQLPIEQQTLAQECNEKCIDDLLEGSLRILDICSIAKECLLLSKENTHELQSVIRRKRGNETGFKVEGVKYMALRKNMKKHIRKALANLKAMKLIASSSNNKDNNSSPMLGFLKEAETITITSLEHLLLFISDPKGQSKNRRWSAISKLMHSKRVICDSQDSNTNEFEKVDAALLSLISHKSSSAEIFQSHMEDLDMCIQDLETGVEQISRKLIRNRVSLLNIFNH; from the coding sequence ATGGCAATCATTGAATCAAACACAAAAAGCTCTCTGCATCTTCGCAGTAACAGCTTACCATCCACATCTCACCCTCTTATATCACAATTTGGGGATAATTTACAAAGATTGAAGACTTCGGATGGTGCTTCTTCATTGTCATCATCTTTGATATGCAACAAACTTAATGGCATGCAGGATTTGCATGATTGCGTCGATAACTTACTACAATTACCAATTGAACAACAAACCTTAGCACAAGAGTGCAATGAAAAATGTATCGATGACCTACTAGAAGGATCACTTAGGATCTTGGATATCTGCAGTATAGCTAAGGAATGCCTTTTGCTATCAAAGGAAAACACACATGAACTACAGTCAGTCATAAGAAGAAAGAGAGGAAATGAAACCGGATTCAAAGTTGAGGGTGTAAAATACATGGCTTTgagaaagaacatgaagaagcATATTCGGAAGGCTTTGGCAAATTTGAAAGCAATGAAGTTGATTGCTTCTTCCTCAAACAACAAAGACAATAACTCATCACCTATGCTAGGATTCTTGAAAGAAGCAGAAACAATCACTATAACCTCACTAGAACATTTATTGCTGTTTATCTCAGATCCAAAAGGACAATCAAAAAACCGCAGATGGTCAGCAATATCCAAGTTGATGCATTCTAAAAGAGTAATTTGTGACTCTCAAGATTCAAACACAAATGAATTTGAGAAAGTGGATGCAGCTTTGTTGTCTCTCATCAGCCACAAGTCTTCATCTGCTGAAATTTTCCAAAGTCATATGGAAGATTTGGATATGTGCATTCAAGATCTAGAAACAGGAGTTGAACAAATATCAAGAAAATTAATTAGAAATAGAGTTTCACTTCTTAACATATTTAACCACTAA
- the LOC131623480 gene encoding uncharacterized protein LOC131623480, translating into MALRKNMKKQIRKALANLKAMKLIACSSNNKDNNSSTMLGFLKEAETITITSLEHLLLFISDPKGQSKNCRWSAISKLMHSKRVVCDSQESDTNEFEKVDAALQPLISNKLPCPENVQSQLENLEMCIQDLEIGVEGMSRKLIRNRVSLLNIFNH; encoded by the coding sequence ATGGCTTTgagaaagaacatgaagaagcAAATTCGGAAGGCATTGGCAAATTTGAAGGCAATGAAGTTGATTGCTTGTTCCTCAAACAACAAAGACAATAACTCATCAACTATGCTAGGATTCTTGAAAGAAGCAGAAACAATCACTATAACCTCACTAGAACATCTGTTGCTGTTTATCTCAGATCCAAAAGGACAATCAAAAAACTGCAGATGGTCAGCAATATCCAAGTTGATGCATTCTAAAAGAGTAGTTTGTGACTCACAAGAATCAGACACAAATGAATTTGAAAAGGTGGATGCAGCTTTGCAGCCACTCATCAGCAACAAGCTTCCATGTCCTGAAAATGTTCAAAGTCAACTGGAAAATTTGGAGATGTGCATTCAAGATCTAGAAATAGGAGTTGAGGGCATGTCAAGAAAATTAATTAGAAATAGAGTTTCACTACTTAACATATTCAACCATTAA